GCTCATCATCGATCATCCACACCACGGCCTGGGGCTTTGGCGTATCTTGATAACTCCGAATCAGTTCTTCTGCCATAACTTGACCCGCTTCTCCCACAATCATGGATAAGGCTGTAACGACCATATGAATATCCGGGTCCTCAAGGGCCGTATCGAGAACATGGCGAAAGTTCTCTGGTTTTTCCGAGATTTGAACCGTCATATCCACAGGATTTCGAGACGCTCCAAAATCAGGAATCGCTTCCTCTATCCTCTTTTTACTTGTCACTGAAAATTCCGGAACGCTCATTTTTAAATCATTCAGGCTATCGGCCATGACAATGCCGGCTCCTCCCGATGTGGTGAGAATGGCCGCGCTATTCCCATTCGTTCGGGGAGAAGCCCCGAAGAGCTGGCCTACTCCTATAATATCGTCTATGTCTTCCAGCTGGATTATGCCGTACTGCTCAAAAATAGCTTTCCATACGGCTTCGTCTCCGGTCAACGCGGCAGTATGGCTCCGTGCTGCTTTTTGGGCAGAGGGAGAACGTCCTGCCTTTAAAACGGCAACGGCAATATTTCGTTCCCTTGCCTCTTGGGCAACCTGTAAAAAACGTTCTCCTTCATCAATACCTTCAAGATACATCATGAGAAGGCGAACTTCCGGATCCCGAATGACATAGCCAGCGCACTCCACAGCATCGATATCCGCCTGATTGCCAGTTGTAACAACATAT
This region of Aminobacterium colombiense DSM 12261 genomic DNA includes:
- a CDS encoding acetate--CoA ligase family protein, translating into MNCQNHHLSPLFTPRSITIVGASADLDSLTGRTLKAMQRFGYSGTVYPVNPKYDQVGGLQCYHDLSEIPAATDVALISIKAHLVPSVLETCAEKGIHHAIIYSSGFAETGDGSLQQRIIDIAREGKIRILGPNCQGLLNLAAGIPLTFSGALYNIEPPAAGHIAFISQSGAFGFSSFGVGLNHGVRYRYVVTTGNQADIDAVECAGYVIRDPEVRLLMMYLEGIDEGERFLQVAQEARERNIAVAVLKAGRSPSAQKAARSHTAALTGDEAVWKAIFEQYGIIQLEDIDDIIGVGQLFGASPRTNGNSAAILTTSGGAGIVMADSLNDLKMSVPEFSVTSKKRIEEAIPDFGASRNPVDMTVQISEKPENFRHVLDTALEDPDIHMVVTALSMIVGEAGQVMAEELIRSYQDTPKPQAVVWMIDDEHGKNFIEQLKGAGVPVFQSFRQCPRALKALVNWGSEGSCLLTRSN